In Sphingobacterium sp. PCS056, the following proteins share a genomic window:
- a CDS encoding DUF5008 domain-containing protein produces the protein MKIKLYKSFYLLFALASIAFTACNKDIVTGEDPYAGGKGSLGIGFIKNYPNPSFAKPGELVDFYVKGLKPFIGKIDFFVNNTKVEVVTAQDSLVTIKVPMEISSGDAKIVVDGQVFYGPRLEIDGNASLDANYEMINGFRGSVSDILPNAGGFIVTGFFNNFENQAVETGNNRVYRRGIHFIDASGKTSTSMSFGRGIGSSGGVNSIAKLSSGSFIIGGNFSTFNNKQVYGIAKLYSNGQLDSTVVDVINTTNNPKNSLDTVSSFNAGLFGGSVLRVFSVKDDKVMVVGNFDRYFKIDYDYSSRENRRTIVTDAKHVIRLRADGSLDSTYMIKNAGANGMIMDATMIDQERIVVIGTFSSYNGKPAPGIVCLNADGSVDPSFNLSGTITRLISVTYNAAQKKIALAGIFNGLGGNANIKGVALLNTDGSVDKQFVLGEVGTGIASYAQVLNNGRVVVDGSFTSYNNIGRTNMLILEKDGSLLQKFNAQAPFSGSISKIVETRSSTGEPALLIGGSIFQYGAKTVGNFFRLEVKE, from the coding sequence ATGAAAATTAAATTATATAAATCTTTTTATCTGTTGTTCGCATTGGCTTCCATTGCTTTTACAGCATGTAATAAAGACATTGTAACAGGGGAAGATCCGTATGCCGGAGGCAAGGGATCTTTAGGCATCGGATTTATCAAAAATTATCCAAACCCTAGTTTCGCCAAACCGGGAGAATTAGTCGATTTTTATGTAAAAGGATTAAAACCCTTTATTGGTAAAATTGATTTTTTTGTCAATAATACAAAAGTAGAAGTCGTGACCGCACAAGATTCATTGGTTACGATAAAGGTGCCGATGGAAATATCTTCCGGGGATGCCAAAATTGTCGTTGATGGACAAGTTTTTTATGGACCTCGATTGGAGATTGACGGCAACGCAAGTCTCGATGCAAATTATGAAATGATCAATGGATTTAGAGGATCTGTTTCAGATATTTTACCCAATGCAGGTGGGTTTATTGTAACAGGATTCTTTAACAATTTTGAAAACCAGGCCGTAGAAACCGGTAATAATCGTGTTTATAGAAGAGGAATCCATTTTATTGATGCATCTGGAAAAACATCAACTTCGATGAGCTTTGGTAGAGGAATTGGTTCTTCAGGAGGGGTTAATTCAATTGCGAAGTTGAGCTCTGGTAGTTTCATTATTGGCGGTAATTTTTCAACGTTCAATAATAAACAAGTTTACGGTATTGCAAAACTATATAGCAATGGTCAATTAGATTCTACAGTTGTTGATGTCATCAATACGACAAACAATCCTAAAAATTCTTTAGATACCGTTTCGAGTTTTAATGCCGGATTGTTCGGTGGATCTGTATTACGTGTATTTTCCGTAAAAGATGATAAGGTGATGGTGGTTGGCAATTTTGATCGATATTTTAAGATCGATTATGATTATTCATCACGTGAAAACAGACGTACTATTGTTACAGATGCTAAACATGTTATTCGTTTACGTGCAGATGGATCTTTAGATTCAACCTATATGATCAAAAATGCAGGAGCCAATGGGATGATCATGGATGCGACTATGATTGATCAAGAAAGAATCGTCGTCATCGGAACATTTAGCTCTTACAATGGTAAGCCAGCACCAGGAATTGTGTGTTTAAATGCAGATGGATCTGTCGATCCTTCCTTTAATTTATCTGGAACCATTACACGATTGATAAGTGTTACCTACAATGCGGCGCAGAAAAAGATTGCTCTTGCTGGAATATTTAATGGATTGGGCGGTAATGCCAATATAAAAGGAGTGGCATTGCTAAATACAGATGGTTCTGTAGATAAACAATTTGTATTGGGAGAGGTCGGAACCGGTATTGCAAGTTACGCACAGGTTTTAAACAATGGTCGTGTGGTTGTTGATGGTTCTTTTACCAGCTATAATAATATTGGCAGAACAAACATGTTGATTCTGGAAAAAGATGGATCATTATTACAGAAGTTCAATGCACAAGCACCATTTTCAGGTTCAATATCAAAGATCGTAGAAACAAGATCATCAACAGGCGAACCCGCATTATTGATTGGGGGCAGTATATTTCAATATGGTGCGAAAACCGTCGGAAATTTTTTCCGATTGGAAGTTAAAGAATAA
- a CDS encoding fasciclin domain-containing protein: protein MMLITSVILFSCKKEDYIDTGIHNPKFNGTIWQYLESRPELFDTLMVALKIAKLDEVIKNEEVTFFAPPDVSILKSVWTLNESLFRMGQDTITSLDQVRPEVWRKFLSRYIIKGKYLAKDFNQMDTLNLATFPGGVYKNFENTDMNIGVLYNDIKTTSNTGTQIIKYAGYRQLYLNFPYSVVIPEDIKDYFIPFLTAPVATSDIQPTNGVLHVLQFSKHAFGFQTYLFANEAFTLGILPKQP from the coding sequence ATGATGCTGATAACCAGTGTGATTTTGTTTTCTTGTAAAAAGGAAGATTATATTGATACCGGAATACACAACCCTAAGTTTAATGGTACTATCTGGCAATATTTAGAATCAAGACCCGAACTTTTTGATACACTTATGGTCGCACTCAAAATAGCGAAGTTAGATGAGGTAATCAAAAATGAGGAAGTTACTTTTTTTGCACCACCTGATGTATCTATTTTAAAATCGGTATGGACACTTAATGAGAGTTTGTTTCGGATGGGACAAGATACAATAACAAGCCTAGATCAGGTCCGTCCCGAAGTTTGGCGTAAGTTTTTGTCGCGGTATATTATTAAAGGAAAATACCTTGCTAAAGATTTTAATCAAATGGACACGTTGAATTTGGCTACATTTCCAGGTGGGGTATACAAAAACTTTGAAAATACCGATATGAACATTGGCGTATTATACAATGATATTAAAACAACCTCCAATACAGGAACTCAAATTATTAAGTATGCAGGATACAGACAGCTGTACTTAAACTTTCCTTATTCGGTGGTCATTCCAGAAGATATTAAGGATTATTTTATTCCGTTTTTAACCGCTCCTGTCGCAACTTCAGATATACAGCCGACAAATGGAGTATTGCATGTATTGCAGTTTTCAAAACATGCTTTTGGATTTCAAACCTATCTTTTTGCCAATGAAGCATTCACTTTAGGCATTTTACCAAAACAACCATAA
- a CDS encoding RagB/SusD family nutrient uptake outer membrane protein, which yields MVRLFGDVPYYTDVNTDPLPRTNMITVLKNLSADLDANYKNLPWTYDDPSVVAVKAMRGSALALNMHINMWIAGFANEDKAPYYEKVELMGKELMEQNDGAYQLLSLAKTKEIFKGRTKEGLFEIVQNFNYGESFSLAASFSDYVLRAPNKVTTNSYIYYDPKFMEQLYPSIGGDLRKTYWFDDHIYATDGKFQCLKFLNVFMEEGEDNNPDDNQMIFRYSDPILLRAEALAELNRDGEARDVVNVIRNRAEAAIITESGDDLKDAIWWERARELFGEGNFFYDLVRTKKVINSKYTSAPMSVGAFNSGGWTWPIDKSALNNNPYMRLNNYWN from the coding sequence ATGGTACGCCTGTTTGGAGATGTGCCTTATTATACCGATGTGAATACGGATCCATTACCGAGAACCAATATGATTACGGTATTGAAAAATCTATCCGCAGATTTAGATGCTAATTATAAAAATTTACCCTGGACCTATGATGATCCATCAGTGGTTGCGGTAAAAGCAATGCGTGGCAGTGCACTGGCTCTAAATATGCACATCAATATGTGGATTGCGGGATTTGCGAATGAAGACAAAGCACCATATTATGAAAAAGTTGAACTGATGGGTAAAGAATTGATGGAGCAAAATGATGGAGCTTATCAATTACTCAGTTTAGCAAAAACTAAAGAAATCTTTAAAGGTCGGACCAAGGAAGGTTTGTTTGAGATCGTACAAAACTTCAATTACGGAGAAAGCTTTTCTTTAGCAGCATCATTCTCCGATTATGTGCTTCGCGCTCCAAATAAGGTAACGACAAACTCCTATATCTATTATGATCCTAAATTTATGGAACAACTTTATCCATCAATCGGAGGAGATTTACGTAAAACTTATTGGTTTGATGACCATATTTATGCTACCGATGGTAAGTTTCAATGTTTAAAATTCCTAAATGTGTTTATGGAAGAGGGAGAAGATAATAATCCCGATGATAACCAGATGATCTTCCGTTATTCAGATCCAATTTTACTTCGTGCAGAAGCATTAGCAGAATTAAATAGAGATGGCGAGGCGAGAGATGTAGTCAATGTTATTCGTAACCGTGCAGAGGCAGCCATTATAACAGAAAGTGGAGATGATCTGAAAGATGCGATATGGTGGGAAAGAGCACGAGAATTATTTGGAGAAGGTAATTTTTTCTATGACCTAGTAAGAACCAAGAAAGTGATCAATTCTAAGTACACCTCCGCACCAATGTCTGTAGGAGCTTTTAATTCGGGAGGTTGGACATGGCCAATAGATAAATCGGCTTTGAACAATAATCCTTATATGCGTTTAAATAATTATTGGAATTAA
- a CDS encoding SusC/RagA family TonB-linked outer membrane protein has translation MKQFCITIILFTCMLGNTLLAQTKMVKGTVKGTDNKPISGVSIRLESPKRDLGKSGSDGRFVISVPVDGVMIFTYQGYGTVKTKVTAAKNEYNIEMDSKNQEIDEVVVVGYQQRKRETLTGSVVTISGKEIQDIPAGNFVDLLQGKVAGMNIQNNTGSPGMRGTIAVRGISNFNVSGSGDNAFLTPTSPLFVIDGVPIDDNSGYEYGFESAGPGVSPISMIPPEDVEDITVLKDAQATALYGSRGAYGVILVRTKRGNSKVPIVQYQGQFFLSSVPTLRKVIGGRDERMLRVEQILRNDTTLARAFQRINDSPMLADSLNPYYNNSTDWQSYFYRNTYNQTHNVNISGGERVFNYKVNMNYYDENGIIANTGFKRYTVQSNMQYEPNDRFRMMANVNANVAENQMGSGNAMMQTGVGKSVNTTSLYPAPSLFSGSMGALSALSVDDQNKTGNYVAQVELQYEPIRGLRASSTFNYNYTTSTKDRYTPELLLGNSSEVYGYYDNKSKVYNRNLLSWVKAIKEKHVINLYGFTEMEISQSSADLNIIRGTANDQFQTGISYDTRRTLGGLLNNLSNYRSVAYAGNASYNYDSKYIIDLTYRLDGTSVTGGKSPWSSNPSLGFRWNFKKEKFMDKFDWWDTGFFRGSVGRTISPTGTLSDLYGWYKIDDGRYNNRPTTSLDLTNAPNTELVPQTTTQWSIGTELGFFNSALYVVYETYYKQSDKILRKKPIANHNAFGNVLTNESAMVNMGHELTINFRPRLQNREWELSGTATFAMNKDYMASLPDGARQLLEADGSGYNLPTYYRLGRNSQTFVLYDYKGVYKSDDEVPVNPLTGLRYRAGGEFADGKFFRAGDPIFTDLNGDYILDDNDLVYVGNSQPKMTGGLSLFVRHKGWSLRTQFSYTLDRDILNTALADRFRNYSNPTGIYANPNDQPGAYVPLDAYNVWRELGDNADYPNVSDFTRLSLYNPYRYNSTMFLEDGSYIKFNSATLGYNFDRKWIQRFGISSARLNFTANNIYTFSHYSGPDPEIVTGVGRDGSNGYPSKRTYSLGINVQF, from the coding sequence ATGAAACAGTTTTGTATAACGATAATTCTTTTTACCTGCATGTTAGGCAATACGCTTCTGGCGCAAACTAAAATGGTGAAAGGGACGGTTAAGGGTACCGATAATAAACCCATAAGTGGAGTTTCCATCCGATTAGAATCACCAAAACGAGATCTCGGAAAATCAGGAAGTGATGGTCGATTTGTCATTTCTGTACCTGTAGATGGTGTAATGATTTTTACTTACCAAGGTTATGGAACGGTTAAAACAAAAGTAACAGCCGCAAAGAATGAGTATAACATCGAGATGGACAGTAAGAATCAAGAAATTGATGAAGTCGTAGTCGTTGGTTATCAACAACGTAAACGAGAGACTTTAACAGGATCGGTCGTGACGATTAGTGGTAAAGAGATCCAAGATATACCTGCAGGAAACTTTGTTGATCTCTTACAAGGAAAAGTAGCCGGTATGAATATCCAGAATAATACGGGTAGCCCGGGTATGCGCGGAACAATAGCTGTCCGTGGTATTTCCAACTTCAACGTATCGGGAAGTGGAGATAATGCTTTTTTAACACCCACATCACCTTTATTTGTTATTGATGGAGTCCCTATTGACGACAACTCAGGTTACGAATATGGATTTGAGTCTGCAGGACCTGGTGTATCGCCAATTTCGATGATCCCACCAGAGGACGTAGAAGATATTACAGTATTAAAAGATGCACAAGCAACAGCATTATACGGTTCTCGAGGAGCATATGGTGTTATCTTAGTAAGAACAAAGCGAGGAAACTCAAAAGTTCCGATCGTACAGTATCAAGGTCAATTCTTTTTAAGTTCAGTTCCTACATTAAGAAAAGTAATTGGTGGACGTGACGAACGAATGCTGCGAGTTGAGCAAATTTTGCGAAATGATACCACATTGGCAAGAGCATTTCAACGAATCAACGATTCGCCGATGCTGGCAGATAGTCTAAATCCGTATTATAACAATTCCACGGATTGGCAGTCGTATTTCTATAGAAATACCTATAATCAAACTCACAATGTTAATATTTCAGGAGGTGAGCGTGTGTTCAACTATAAAGTGAATATGAACTACTATGATGAGAATGGTATTATTGCCAATACGGGTTTTAAGCGATACACTGTTCAATCCAATATGCAGTACGAACCCAATGATCGTTTCCGGATGATGGCCAATGTAAATGCCAATGTTGCAGAAAATCAAATGGGTAGTGGTAATGCGATGATGCAGACAGGAGTAGGTAAATCCGTAAATACAACCTCACTTTATCCAGCCCCGTCCCTGTTCTCGGGAAGTATGGGAGCATTATCAGCGTTGAGTGTTGATGATCAAAATAAAACTGGAAATTACGTTGCACAAGTAGAGTTGCAATATGAACCAATAAGGGGGTTGAGAGCAAGCTCAACATTCAATTATAACTATACAACTTCTACCAAAGATCGTTACACTCCAGAGTTGTTATTGGGCAATAGTTCCGAAGTGTATGGCTATTACGATAATAAAAGCAAAGTATATAACCGAAACTTGCTTTCTTGGGTCAAAGCCATTAAGGAAAAGCATGTGATCAATCTTTATGGTTTCACGGAGATGGAGATCTCTCAATCCTCAGCCGATCTCAATATAATCCGTGGTACAGCAAATGATCAATTCCAAACAGGTATTAGTTATGATACCCGCAGAACCTTAGGTGGTTTGTTAAACAATTTATCAAATTACCGTTCTGTTGCATATGCCGGTAATGCATCTTACAACTATGATTCTAAATACATCATCGATTTAACGTACCGCTTAGATGGTACTTCGGTAACAGGTGGTAAATCTCCTTGGTCGTCTAATCCTTCCTTAGGATTCCGTTGGAACTTCAAAAAGGAAAAATTCATGGACAAATTTGATTGGTGGGATACTGGTTTTTTCCGTGGTTCCGTAGGTCGTACGATCTCTCCAACAGGTACTTTGTCAGATCTGTATGGATGGTATAAAATTGATGACGGTCGCTATAACAATAGACCAACTACTTCTTTAGATTTGACAAATGCCCCTAATACGGAACTTGTACCTCAAACAACGACACAATGGTCTATCGGTACTGAGCTCGGATTTTTTAACAGCGCTTTGTATGTGGTATATGAAACCTATTATAAGCAGTCAGACAAAATTTTACGTAAGAAACCGATTGCCAATCACAATGCCTTTGGGAATGTATTGACTAATGAGTCTGCAATGGTCAATATGGGACATGAATTAACGATTAATTTTAGACCACGTCTACAAAACAGAGAATGGGAATTATCGGGTACTGCCACTTTTGCGATGAACAAAGATTATATGGCATCATTACCAGATGGAGCTCGTCAGTTGTTAGAGGCAGATGGCTCAGGATATAATCTTCCGACTTATTATAGATTAGGAAGAAATTCACAAACTTTCGTATTGTACGATTACAAAGGAGTTTACAAATCGGATGATGAGGTACCTGTCAATCCGCTCACCGGATTGCGCTATCGTGCAGGCGGAGAGTTTGCCGATGGGAAATTTTTCCGTGCAGGAGATCCAATCTTTACGGATCTAAATGGAGATTATATCTTAGATGATAACGATTTAGTGTATGTTGGTAATTCACAGCCTAAGATGACAGGAGGTTTAAGCCTATTTGTTCGTCACAAAGGTTGGTCATTACGTACCCAGTTTTCTTACACCTTAGATCGCGATATCCTGAATACAGCCCTAGCAGATCGATTCCGTAATTATTCAAATCCAACAGGAATCTATGCTAATCCAAACGATCAGCCAGGAGCTTATGTGCCATTAGATGCCTATAACGTTTGGCGTGAATTGGGAGACAATGCTGATTATCCTAATGTATCAGACTTTACTCGCTTATCCTTATATAATCCATACCGTTATAACTCAACGATGTTTTTAGAAGATGGATCTTACATTAAGTTTAACTCAGCAACGTTAGGATACAATTTTGATCGCAAGTGGATACAACGATTTGGTATTAGTTCCGCTCGTCTCAATTTTACGGCAAACAATATTTACACATTCAGTCATTATTCAGGACCAGATCCAGAGATTGTAACAGGTGTGGGTCGAGATGGGTCAAACGGTTATCCAAGTAAAAGAACTTATTCATTGGGTATTAACGTACAGTTCTAA
- a CDS encoding DUF5007 domain-containing protein has translation MNIKFYNPLKQVALFGLGLFVLASCKNNIPDDIDSLGQDIVYSNNEITPILGRNTFYNNLVTIGQNTSQPLTFKMVNIRDIDGQPATIFDDKLPVTVWKESYNGFEKSIAEINAKRKTEYRPILEVLEHSGNINFWGESANAGFIKAQPDSGYVFDIEVSNSGGRRYIRNFKLKPFRERPYEPSIIDPITGLSMLPYTWPQNMRNMLGDRTKQPMFNSDIHVYFNKLESKGAGSNTLTISFLDSLNNPIDAAKFSATNWEKLVHGFNHRFENKKVVYDVAYPIPLAPVETEYAPTGREAYMQFKYRRMGNFGQLEDCYFGFYFAIYEAGDWEIQFRFANESPLFD, from the coding sequence ATGAACATAAAATTTTACAATCCACTCAAACAAGTTGCATTGTTCGGTCTAGGGCTGTTCGTGTTGGCATCTTGTAAGAATAATATTCCAGATGATATTGATTCATTAGGGCAGGATATTGTGTATAGTAATAACGAGATAACACCTATTTTAGGTAGAAATACATTTTATAATAACCTGGTCACTATAGGACAAAATACATCGCAGCCTTTAACATTCAAAATGGTAAACATTCGAGATATTGACGGGCAACCAGCGACAATTTTCGATGATAAATTACCGGTAACAGTCTGGAAGGAAAGTTACAATGGTTTTGAAAAATCAATAGCAGAAATTAATGCTAAAAGGAAAACAGAATACCGTCCAATTTTAGAAGTCTTAGAACATTCTGGTAATATAAATTTTTGGGGAGAATCTGCAAATGCAGGTTTTATCAAGGCACAGCCCGATTCTGGATATGTGTTTGATATCGAGGTAAGTAATAGTGGTGGACGTCGTTACATCCGTAATTTTAAATTAAAGCCTTTTCGCGAGAGACCCTATGAGCCAAGTATCATAGATCCCATTACTGGACTATCCATGCTTCCCTACACTTGGCCTCAGAATATGAGGAATATGCTAGGAGATCGAACCAAACAACCCATGTTCAATTCGGATATCCATGTATATTTCAATAAACTGGAAAGTAAAGGGGCTGGTTCTAATACGCTAACCATTAGTTTCTTAGATTCTCTAAATAATCCTATTGACGCCGCTAAGTTTAGTGCAACCAATTGGGAAAAATTAGTACATGGATTTAATCATCGCTTCGAAAATAAAAAAGTGGTCTATGATGTTGCCTACCCTATTCCTTTGGCTCCTGTAGAGACCGAGTATGCGCCAACGGGAAGAGAAGCATATATGCAATTTAAATATCGGAGAATGGGAAATTTTGGACAATTGGAAGATTGTTATTTTGGATTTTATTTTGCCATTTATGAAGCTGGTGATTGGGAAATTCAGTTCCGATTCGCAAATGAATCTCCTTTGTTTGATTGA
- a CDS encoding fasciclin domain-containing protein → MKRHLYTIFSFFILIMGFSSCKKGNTYYEDYQLKDTEFKGTTLNFLETQGTSYDSLLLALERVPNLRSKLNGTTDTLTFFAMTNSSFTNAIEAMNAVRMAANRSPLYIEDIPQLMLDSLLYHYAFNGNYNTNYLKEFREGKEIRSIDDYRMNMMYTVTSASGITNGGQQQIKLSDMNNSIFQRYWQESNTSVVNVKTTNGTVHILSPSHNFGFSKLAKLLNK, encoded by the coding sequence ATGAAAAGACATTTATATACCATATTTTCCTTTTTTATACTGATAATGGGCTTTTCCTCCTGTAAAAAAGGAAATACCTATTATGAAGATTATCAGCTAAAAGACACTGAGTTTAAAGGAACCACATTGAATTTTTTAGAAACGCAGGGCACGAGCTACGACTCGTTATTATTAGCGTTAGAGCGTGTTCCGAATTTGCGGAGCAAGTTAAACGGAACAACAGATACATTGACATTCTTTGCGATGACCAACAGCAGCTTTACCAATGCGATAGAAGCCATGAATGCAGTGAGAATGGCAGCAAATAGATCCCCCCTTTATATTGAAGATATTCCTCAATTGATGTTGGATAGTTTGTTGTATCACTACGCTTTTAATGGTAACTATAACACCAATTACTTAAAAGAATTTAGAGAAGGTAAGGAAATTCGAAGTATTGATGACTATCGTATGAATATGATGTATACCGTTACATCTGCATCAGGAATCACCAATGGTGGACAGCAGCAGATTAAATTGAGCGATATGAATAATTCTATTTTTCAACGTTACTGGCAAGAAAGTAATACATCGGTTGTCAATGTGAAGACAACCAATGGAACAGTTCATATTTTAAGTCCCAGCCATAACTTCGGGTTCAGTAAACTAGCCAAATTATTAAATAAATAA
- a CDS encoding RagB/SusD family nutrient uptake outer membrane protein, with translation MKRFNQLGVVMLLGLSVLISATSCNKKLDIVSSSLGSESKEWASISDTRAHLMGMYGLMRAATSNSYAHWVYGEMRYGDFTAYSRADLRSVQENKLKAAYPLVKDLTDWRRFYAVINAASLFIERAPQVMEKDRRYTERDLKFDIAQARTIRAFMYFYMVRIWGEVPLLKDSYDNGSFAEVGKSSEATVLAFAEEELLKAAEELPYVYGAGTQSYYGENSSVWVGVLVNKLTAYSLLAHVAAWQGKYINADVYAKFVIDNYSRGGLDILSVPNIVNPTNGLFGPSTRAQILAIRSSYELGEATNTGHIESLTLGYPIVTKAKPDIYISRDTINQVFDDVNDTRFGIDSVSGLVRTNYFSNYNGDIPIFSKIKVIRDGSGDSDFSIFGSNLVFTRLEEMILLQAEAKVVLGQRDDAIKYLNQIKSARGLKPYISSSPNDLLEEIFLERRRELMGEGWRWYDQIRLAKIKKNNQTINDLITNGGIYWPISADVLSRNSKLQQNNYWK, from the coding sequence ATGAAAAGATTTAATCAATTGGGTGTTGTCATGTTACTGGGACTAAGTGTTCTAATTTCAGCAACTTCCTGTAATAAAAAATTGGATATTGTATCATCCAGTTTAGGTTCCGAAAGCAAAGAATGGGCTTCCATTTCAGACACACGTGCACACCTGATGGGCATGTATGGATTGATGCGTGCTGCAACATCCAATAGCTATGCACATTGGGTTTATGGCGAAATGCGATACGGAGATTTCACTGCCTATTCCCGAGCTGATTTGCGGAGTGTTCAAGAAAATAAGTTAAAAGCAGCTTATCCCTTGGTCAAAGATTTGACCGATTGGAGACGCTTCTATGCCGTTATCAATGCAGCATCATTATTTATAGAAAGAGCGCCGCAAGTAATGGAAAAAGATAGGCGATATACAGAGCGCGATTTAAAATTTGATATTGCACAAGCTAGAACTATCCGTGCGTTCATGTATTTCTACATGGTCCGTATCTGGGGAGAAGTTCCATTACTAAAAGATTCATATGATAATGGAAGTTTTGCCGAAGTAGGTAAATCTTCAGAGGCGACAGTACTCGCTTTTGCTGAAGAAGAACTTTTAAAAGCAGCTGAAGAATTACCTTATGTATATGGTGCGGGAACGCAATCTTATTATGGTGAAAATTCCAGTGTATGGGTAGGTGTTTTAGTCAATAAATTGACAGCATATTCCTTATTAGCACACGTTGCTGCTTGGCAGGGCAAATATATTAATGCTGATGTGTATGCCAAATTTGTTATTGACAACTATTCGAGAGGGGGATTAGATATTCTCTCTGTTCCCAATATTGTCAATCCTACAAATGGCTTATTTGGGCCTAGTACAAGAGCGCAGATCTTAGCCATACGCTCATCATATGAATTAGGCGAAGCCACCAATACCGGACATATTGAATCCCTGACATTAGGTTATCCAATTGTTACAAAAGCTAAGCCAGACATCTATATCTCTCGCGATACCATTAATCAAGTATTTGATGATGTCAATGACACACGATTTGGAATAGATTCAGTATCTGGACTAGTTCGGACCAATTATTTTAGCAATTACAATGGCGATATTCCTATTTTCTCTAAAATTAAGGTGATTCGTGACGGTAGTGGTGATTCCGATTTCTCCATTTTTGGGTCAAACCTTGTGTTTACACGTTTGGAAGAAATGATTCTATTACAAGCAGAAGCTAAAGTCGTCTTAGGACAACGTGACGATGCAATCAAGTATTTAAATCAGATCAAATCTGCACGTGGGTTGAAACCTTATATTTCTTCATCTCCAAATGATCTATTGGAAGAAATTTTCCTAGAGCGTCGTCGCGAACTGATGGGTGAAGGTTGGAGATGGTATGATCAAATTCGTTTAGCAAAAATTAAAAAGAATAATCAAACCATTAATGATTTGATTACGAATGGTGGAATTTATTGGCCTATTTCAGCAGATGTGTTGTCCCGAAATTCAAAATTACAACAAAATAATTATTGGAAATAA